A genomic segment from Actinoplanes sichuanensis encodes:
- a CDS encoding WXG100 family type VII secretion target, with translation MTLVAATTSTTTGTTGLSLAESFQGALQAVDGGGWADRALAGGAFAAETLATVIDPFSALLANGLGWAMEHFAPLREILDRLAGLPDLVAAHATTWQNMAGEFHEMAADLQGCLSTGLPDWQGEAAATYQSLMANNVDVLDGLGILAATMSSATQAAGNLVTFTRDLVRDLIADLIARVIVWAGEALLVVTIPVVAAQIASAVAKWAGRIASYTSALITSLTNLTRLLNG, from the coding sequence ATGACTCTCGTGGCCGCAACCACCTCCACCACGACCGGCACGACCGGGCTGTCTCTGGCGGAGAGCTTTCAGGGTGCCCTCCAAGCCGTCGACGGCGGCGGCTGGGCCGACCGGGCGCTGGCCGGCGGTGCCTTCGCGGCCGAGACGCTGGCCACGGTCATCGACCCGTTCAGCGCGCTGCTCGCCAACGGCCTCGGCTGGGCGATGGAACACTTCGCACCGCTACGCGAGATCCTCGACCGACTCGCCGGTCTGCCCGACCTGGTCGCCGCCCACGCCACCACCTGGCAGAACATGGCCGGCGAATTCCACGAGATGGCCGCCGACCTGCAGGGCTGCCTGTCCACCGGCCTACCCGACTGGCAGGGCGAGGCGGCCGCCACCTACCAGAGCCTGATGGCCAACAACGTCGACGTCCTGGACGGTCTGGGCATCCTGGCCGCCACCATGTCGTCGGCCACACAGGCGGCCGGCAACCTGGTGACGTTCACCCGGGATCTGGTCCGTGACCTGATCGCCGACCTGATCGCCCGGGTGATCGTCTGGGCGGGCGAGGCCCTGCTGGTCGTCACCATCCCGGTGGTGGCCGCCCAGATAGCCTCCGCGGTCGCGAAGTGGGCCGGCCGGATCGCGTCCTACACGAGCGCTCTGATCACCAGCCTGACCAACCTGACCCGCCTCCTAAACGGCTGA